The Flavimarina sp. Hel_I_48 genome window below encodes:
- a CDS encoding Na+/H+ antiporter NhaC family protein yields MAQTQQQTPKFSALLPLFVFVGIFLGVGIYQNDFYALPAPIAVIAGIVVAFIQFRQPINTKIDTLLKGCGDDKILTMCLIYLLAGAFAAITNATGSVDAIVNMGLDYIALQYIYVGIFVIAGFLSVSTGTSVGAIVALAPIVVSFAANSSAELAILCGALLGGSMFGDNLSVISDTTIAATQSLGTKMSDKFRQNIKIAIPAALGTIAILVFQGVDLNATTAMNYEYDVLKIIPYVLVIVLSIIGLNVFITLFLGVLAAALLGIVYGDFTLLESTKIAYEGFTNMTEIFLLSLLTGGLAALVASNGGIEFILVNIKKLIKNKKTAELGVASLVSSINMAIANNTVSIIIAGPIAKTINDEYSLDNKKTASILDVFACITQGLLPYGAQVLMILSFSNGTIDYVDLVSNTWYLLLLLIYTILFILLNPMRKAKA; encoded by the coding sequence ATGGCACAAACGCAGCAGCAAACCCCAAAATTCTCGGCACTACTCCCCCTATTCGTTTTTGTGGGCATCTTCCTGGGCGTGGGCATCTATCAAAACGACTTTTACGCGCTTCCTGCACCCATCGCGGTTATCGCGGGGATCGTGGTCGCGTTTATACAATTCAGGCAGCCCATAAATACTAAGATAGACACGCTTTTAAAAGGCTGTGGGGATGATAAAATCCTGACCATGTGCCTTATTTATCTGCTTGCGGGTGCTTTTGCCGCGATTACAAACGCGACCGGCAGCGTAGATGCGATCGTAAATATGGGGCTGGATTATATTGCGTTGCAATATATTTATGTGGGTATTTTTGTGATTGCGGGATTCCTATCGGTTTCCACGGGGACGTCTGTGGGTGCGATCGTTGCCCTGGCGCCCATTGTGGTGAGTTTTGCGGCAAACAGCAGTGCAGAGTTGGCTATACTTTGCGGGGCGCTTTTGGGCGGTAGTATGTTTGGGGATAACTTATCGGTAATCTCCGATACGACCATTGCGGCGACCCAGTCGCTGGGGACTAAAATGAGTGATAAATTTCGGCAAAACATTAAAATCGCCATTCCCGCTGCGCTGGGTACGATCGCTATTTTGGTTTTTCAGGGAGTTGATCTTAACGCGACCACTGCCATGAATTACGAGTATGACGTACTTAAAATTATACCCTATGTTCTGGTGATCGTTCTTTCTATAATTGGTCTCAATGTGTTTATCACGCTTTTTCTGGGCGTGCTTGCCGCAGCGCTCTTGGGAATTGTTTATGGGGATTTTACGCTGCTGGAATCTACCAAGATTGCCTACGAGGGCTTTACCAATATGACCGAAATTTTTCTACTTTCCCTGCTAACCGGCGGACTCGCAGCGCTGGTAGCCAGTAATGGTGGGATTGAATTTATACTCGTAAACATCAAGAAACTGATCAAAAATAAGAAAACGGCAGAGCTGGGCGTTGCCAGCCTGGTAAGCAGCATCAACATGGCGATCGCAAACAACACGGTTTCCATTATTATTGCCGGGCCTATTGCCAAAACCATCAATGACGAGTATAGCCTGGACAATAAGAAAACGGCTTCTATTTTAGATGTTTTTGCCTGTATCACTCAGGGATTGTTGCCGTATGGCGCGCAGGTGCTGATGATCTTAAGTTTCTCAAACGGAACGATAGATTACGTGGACCTGGTTTCCAATACCTGGTATTTACTCTTATTATTGATCTATACGATACTCTTTATCCTATTGAATCCCATGCGTAAAGCGAAAGCGTAA
- a CDS encoding DUF6642 family protein, translating into MLEKRTQVPQKHDLDPDKFIYCLEGVADVDTIQITEVQKSLEALALQYGVASIYQTCDTIEGMEASLNTLIMDDHYFKEYEIIYLVMTGEANSICLNDYYYSFQEIAELFEGKLRGKIVHFSNAKVLDLDEEEAQYFLDITNAKAVSGYGYAYDGLSSSNLDKVFFNLFNEDDDLFNVVEELHQKHFTACKLLDFRMYY; encoded by the coding sequence GTGCTAGAAAAAAGAACGCAAGTACCCCAAAAACACGATTTAGATCCTGATAAATTCATTTATTGCCTGGAAGGGGTTGCTGATGTAGATACAATCCAAATTACCGAAGTTCAAAAAAGCCTGGAAGCACTGGCGCTTCAGTACGGTGTGGCGAGCATTTATCAAACCTGCGATACCATTGAGGGCATGGAAGCGAGCTTAAATACCCTGATCATGGACGATCATTATTTTAAGGAATACGAGATTATTTACCTTGTAATGACCGGGGAAGCCAACAGTATTTGTTTAAATGACTACTACTACAGTTTTCAGGAAATTGCCGAGCTGTTTGAAGGAAAGTTGAGAGGGAAAATCGTTCACTTTTCCAATGCCAAAGTGCTGGATCTGGATGAAGAAGAAGCGCAGTATTTCCTCGATATTACCAATGCAAAGGCTGTTTCTGGTTATGGATATGCCTATGACGGTTTGAGCAGTTCCAACCTGGATAAGGTCTTCTTTAACCTGTTTAATGAAGATGATGATCTCTTTAATGTGGTAGAGGAGTTGCATCAGAAACACTTTACGGCCTGTAAACTGTTGGATTTTAGAATGTATTATTAG
- a CDS encoding DUF4494 domain-containing protein gives MSATWYECKVKYRKLDEASGTQKVKTEPFLVDAISYTEAESRITEEMTAYLKEGEEIYITNIKIANYAEIHPFENADRWFKAKVALIALDENSGKERKTNIYLLVQANDVKEAYENTETMMKDTMGEYSIPAISESPIMDVFPYFSGDEDESEKLEEFLKIKESVPSYATDNEALAMEDSLTVDAE, from the coding sequence ATGAGCGCAACCTGGTATGAATGTAAGGTAAAATATAGAAAACTGGATGAAGCGTCTGGTACTCAAAAGGTAAAAACCGAACCCTTTCTGGTGGATGCGATTTCCTATACGGAAGCAGAAAGCAGGATCACCGAAGAAATGACCGCATACCTTAAAGAGGGCGAGGAAATCTATATTACCAATATCAAAATAGCCAACTATGCCGAAATTCACCCATTTGAAAATGCTGATAGGTGGTTTAAGGCCAAAGTTGCGCTGATCGCCCTTGATGAAAACAGCGGAAAAGAACGCAAAACCAACATCTACCTGCTCGTACAGGCCAATGATGTGAAAGAAGCTTACGAAAACACGGAAACCATGATGAAGGACACTATGGGAGAATACAGCATACCGGCCATTTCAGAATCGCCCATTATGGATGTTTTCCCTTATTTCTCTGGCGACGAAGATGAATCTGAAAAACTCGAGGAATTCCTAAAAATCAAAGAATCGGTTCCCAGCTACGCTACAGATAATGAAGCTTTGGCGATGGAAGATTCCCTTACCGTTGATGCGGAATAA
- a CDS encoding DEAD/DEAH box helicase, protein MPFKKLHPQLQELLAEQEIDTPTPLQRKAIPVIKSGANVYCTAPAASGKTTTMLLTTLHELNCEAVGEAPRAIVLVENKEKALELYDTFLRYTRHTSLRVYVGYERLHVDIQKSEIFMGIDILISTPKALNKLLLANGMAVSEVKIFSVDDAEFLTKRDVFAAMLSITQRIKKSQYVLYTEEMHPMLKRFKTHFMEFSKTVKV, encoded by the coding sequence ATGCCCTTTAAAAAATTACACCCGCAGTTACAGGAACTACTTGCCGAACAGGAAATAGACACGCCCACCCCGTTGCAGCGCAAGGCGATCCCGGTCATTAAAAGCGGCGCCAATGTGTACTGCACGGCACCGGCGGCAAGTGGAAAAACCACTACCATGCTGCTTACCACGCTGCACGAACTCAATTGCGAGGCGGTGGGCGAAGCACCCAGGGCCATTGTACTGGTAGAGAACAAAGAAAAAGCGCTTGAGCTGTACGACACATTTTTACGCTATACCCGGCACACATCGCTACGCGTGTATGTGGGCTATGAACGTTTGCATGTGGATATCCAGAAATCTGAGATTTTTATGGGTATTGATATTTTGATTTCCACCCCAAAAGCGCTGAACAAACTTTTATTGGCAAACGGAATGGCTGTTTCCGAAGTAAAAATTTTTAGTGTGGACGATGCGGAATTCCTAACCAAACGCGACGTTTTTGCCGCCATGCTGTCGATTACCCAGCGCATCAAAAAAAGCCAGTATGTCCTTTACACCGAAGAAATGCACCCCATGCTGAAGCGTTTCAAAACCCATTTTATGGAATTTTCAAAAACGGTAAAGGTTTAG
- a CDS encoding thiamine phosphate synthase, which translates to MMIPKLHYRSQGNSPAEHLENIQKACTSGIELVRLDLPERSEKKVLKIARKAREITAHFQTRLLIDTHYKVAKEIKADGVHLSSKSVSPALVRKHLYPWQMLGATAHTLEECELLLAEEVDYISLGPYRNSATQKSDLTELGIAGYTLITEALNTETPLLAFGGITTEDVKELLAAGVSGIVVGDAITKDFNSIRTFNQLLNASVTEEQRHSFE; encoded by the coding sequence ATGATGATACCCAAACTGCATTACCGGTCGCAGGGAAATTCCCCGGCAGAACATCTGGAAAACATTCAGAAGGCCTGTACTTCGGGTATTGAACTCGTTCGCCTGGACCTGCCGGAACGTTCCGAAAAGAAAGTTCTTAAAATCGCCCGGAAAGCACGGGAAATCACCGCGCATTTTCAGACCCGTTTACTTATTGATACGCATTACAAAGTAGCCAAAGAGATAAAGGCCGATGGCGTGCACCTTTCCTCAAAGTCGGTCTCCCCTGCCCTGGTTCGTAAACATTTATATCCCTGGCAAATGCTGGGCGCCACCGCACATACGCTTGAAGAATGCGAACTTCTGCTTGCGGAAGAAGTGGATTATATCAGTTTAGGTCCGTACCGGAATTCAGCAACCCAAAAAAGCGATCTCACGGAACTGGGAATTGCCGGCTATACACTTATAACGGAAGCCCTGAATACCGAAACGCCCCTACTTGCTTTTGGTGGCATTACTACAGAAGATGTAAAAGAACTTCTCGCGGCCGGTGTTTCCGGGATTGTGGTGGGTGATGCCATTACAAAAGACTTTAATTCCATACGCACCTTTAATCAACTCCTAAACGCTTCGGTCACCGAAGAGCAGCGCCATAGTTTTGAGTAG
- a CDS encoding TetR/AcrR family transcriptional regulator, which produces MAALQKSIDKRNALIQATIALVNNNGFHATPMSKIAKMASVSPATIYLYFENKQDLVNQTYIEVKEIFTQYAFATYHADMPVEEGFKLIWKCISDFTLNDCKHALFLAQCDNTPIIDEASRDKGIKHLQPLLDLWDRGKQEGIIKPVSNYLLYAYAINPLSFLMISQKRGSCVMHKAHLEEAYDAAWSSIKCNK; this is translated from the coding sequence ATGGCAGCACTTCAAAAAAGCATTGACAAACGTAACGCACTTATTCAGGCGACCATTGCATTGGTTAATAATAATGGTTTTCATGCAACACCCATGAGTAAAATCGCTAAAATGGCAAGTGTCTCCCCGGCTACCATTTACTTATATTTTGAAAACAAACAGGATCTTGTAAACCAGACCTATATTGAAGTAAAAGAAATATTTACACAATATGCGTTTGCGACCTATCATGCCGATATGCCGGTGGAAGAAGGATTTAAATTGATATGGAAATGCATTTCAGACTTTACACTTAATGATTGTAAACATGCGCTTTTTTTAGCGCAATGCGATAATACGCCTATAATTGATGAGGCGAGCAGAGATAAAGGCATAAAGCATTTACAACCCCTACTCGACTTATGGGATCGTGGTAAGCAGGAAGGAATTATAAAGCCGGTCTCTAATTATTTACTCTATGCCTATGCGATCAATCCCTTATCATTTTTGATGATTTCACAAAAGCGCGGCTCCTGCGTTATGCATAAAGCGCATCTGGAAGAAGCCTATGATGCGGCCTGGAGCAGTATTAAATGCAATAAATAA
- a CDS encoding NAD(P)H-dependent oxidoreductase translates to MELLDKLNWRYAAKAMNGETVSEDKVERILEAARLAPTSSGLQPFEIFVIKNQEIKEKIKPVAWNQSVITDCSHLLVFAAWDTYTAERINYMFDLTNEIRGFKNEGWENYRQQLLSSYPQKDEEVNFNHAAKQAYIAFSQAITAAAYEEVDATPIEGFDPEAVDKILGLREKGLRSAVLLPLGYRKEENDWLAKLVKVRKPMEELVTVIN, encoded by the coding sequence ATGGAATTATTAGATAAATTAAACTGGAGATATGCGGCAAAGGCCATGAATGGCGAGACCGTATCAGAAGATAAAGTGGAGCGCATCCTTGAAGCGGCGCGCCTCGCCCCTACTTCAAGCGGACTCCAGCCTTTTGAGATTTTCGTGATCAAAAATCAGGAGATCAAAGAGAAAATCAAACCTGTGGCCTGGAACCAGTCCGTAATAACAGATTGTTCCCACCTGCTTGTTTTTGCGGCCTGGGATACGTATACCGCAGAGCGTATCAACTATATGTTTGACCTTACAAATGAAATACGTGGCTTTAAAAACGAGGGCTGGGAAAATTACCGCCAGCAGTTGCTTAGTTCCTATCCACAAAAAGATGAGGAAGTAAACTTCAATCATGCTGCCAAGCAGGCCTATATCGCGTTTTCACAAGCTATCACGGCAGCCGCGTATGAAGAAGTGGATGCCACGCCCATAGAAGGTTTTGATCCTGAAGCGGTAGATAAGATACTGGGGCTTCGTGAAAAAGGACTGCGCAGCGCGGTCTTGTTGCCTTTGGGGTACAGAAAAGAAGAGAATGACTGGTTGGCAAAACTGGTCAAGGTCAGAAAACCTATGGAAGAATTAGTGACCGTAATCAACTAA
- a CDS encoding type 1 glutamine amidotransferase domain-containing protein: MKILFVLTSHDQLGDTGKKTGFWIEEFAAPYYTLLDKGAEITVATPQGGAAPVDPMSDSEDNSTEDTKRYKKDEEAQQKIKHTLVLGDLIADDYDAVFYPGGHGPLWDLANDKKSIALIEKFNKQEKPIAFVCHAPAALKNVKTENGGPLVNGKKVTGFTNSEEEAVGLTDIVPFLVEDMLKSNGGDYSKTEDWGVHVVEDGNLITGQNPASSKQVAEKLLEALK; the protein is encoded by the coding sequence ATGAAAATATTATTTGTATTAACATCGCATGACCAACTGGGAGATACCGGTAAAAAAACCGGATTCTGGATTGAAGAATTCGCCGCTCCCTATTACACTTTGCTTGATAAAGGCGCTGAAATTACCGTGGCCACCCCTCAAGGCGGTGCGGCCCCTGTTGACCCCATGAGCGATTCTGAAGATAACAGTACAGAAGATACCAAGCGGTACAAAAAAGATGAGGAAGCGCAACAAAAGATAAAGCATACATTAGTGCTGGGTGATCTTATCGCAGACGATTATGACGCTGTATTTTATCCTGGTGGGCACGGACCTCTATGGGATCTGGCCAATGACAAGAAATCCATTGCCTTGATAGAAAAATTCAATAAACAGGAAAAACCTATCGCTTTTGTTTGCCACGCTCCCGCTGCGTTAAAAAATGTGAAGACCGAAAATGGCGGACCACTTGTTAACGGTAAAAAAGTTACCGGTTTTACAAATTCTGAAGAAGAAGCGGTAGGCCTTACGGATATTGTTCCGTTTTTAGTAGAAGATATGCTCAAATCAAACGGTGGCGATTATTCGAAGACCGAAGATTGGGGCGTACATGTTGTTGAAGATGGCAATCTGATCACCGGTCAGAACCCAGCGTCTTCAAAACAAGTCGCAGAAAAATTGCTTGAAGCCCTAAAATAA